TGGTCGTGGATGACAAGAACAACTTCATAACAGGAAGGGCCTATCCGGAACTTCTATTAGTTGAACCGTCGATCACGAATTCTATTCTAACTTTAAAGCATCGTGATATGGAACCGGTGTCTGTGAATTTAGCTGAGGTGATTGATTttacttatgttttttttatagaacagggggcaaacgggcaggagactcacctgatgttaagtaataccgtcgcccatgggcaccctcaatgccagagggatcTCCATggactctccatggtaaatgcggtagacgatgtagagtgaccccacatctctactcaacgccaaaggatcaagccgctcgaagagggattggtcgtcgattGGAACCGCTTTtggttgaatacggtcaagaaggagctggtactgggaaGCTCCCGCCCAGAAGTGAaaacagtactccatgtggggccgaatatGCGCTTTATACAGTTGCAGCGGTTGCGCGGAGTGATGAGAGAtgttttagtaataataatcctGTGGCGTCACAGTAAAACAAAATGAGTCTTCGCCTCAGACGTCTGCATCTGTATCTTAGTCTGCGTCTTTAAGTTAAGGCAAGATAGTAAGCCGACTTCTTCTAAGTGTAAGATAGTTTGTCAAAAACATGTTGAATTTGACAAATGGAAGTCATAGTATATGTAGGCTGTGAATCATACCCTAAGACCTTTTTATACAAGTTGAGTGCATAGGaagaacaatttattatacagtCGAGATTACAACGCACAatctaaaggtgggaactgaccaaagttacgaggtgtaatgtagcattcgcatcgagcgtgttacgcatcgagcatgttacgctgtgttctaaaatcagcgtaacatgctcgtcaaaactctgtgctccactttcgccgccagtgttcacaagatgtgatagtgataatgttgatatctttcattctatttaattattgtttcatccaaattaagaagaagaaaaaatgttactggacataaaacttatttaaaaacacagccgtatgaggtggtttgttattgattgcaatattaaaaaccaaatgattactggacagtataaaaactttgtacgcaggtctcaattttgaagaactgttgaatttaattggaccaaaagtacttaaaaagacacaatttacAGAAAATCATAACCATGATGACTCGCGACGTGCGACGCGTAATTACTGAACCGCGTAACagtcaaaggattcgccaaaaaaccgacagccgggtggagcactcaaagcgagcaacgagcggctcgttgctcgctggtttccccgtaacacgacgtactgactgcacgaatgctcgctgtgtaacattacattacatgttacattacacctcgtaacgttggtcagttcccaccttaagagTTCAGAATTGTGTGCCTAGACAACATTGcctaattatgttatttagtTCACTTCGTTCAAACCTCGGGATATcagtaacaatttttattgtaaactcATAAGATCCTCTAGTAAATATGACAGAATAacatcttaatttaaagtaatatctTACccgtgaccccagagctggtgctttcctcgctcaacgtaTAAGTATCGTAAGGCtgtgaggaaatgctgccagcgttaaaggtacactgccacagggactaaactttttaaatttgtttcaattttctttttattgatttttaagaaaacagtaaatactgtatattgattgttatgttaaggttttaataaacaatttatcaaTACATATCTTAATTAGGTGTAGaagtttagattttttattaggtggccatttttttacatattaccttttttttaaataaggtgATAGCCTTACAACCCCAGAAGACCGCTACAGTTTGGTCGGTCTCTGTGCCGGTTCATGACTGTGGCTGGGAAGCTGCCGAGTGGTTTTCAAGGTACGTTTCAGATAGTTTTCGTGTTAAtcaaattatcataataaggaggacaaaatatttgtaaaacattttGGCATATGGGCTATGGTGCTcaaatcaattattatattacctaAAATGATACATTAGAGATGAGATATTTACACTGGATATTATTGCCTTTAATCAATTTGGAAATTTGAATGGAATGGAAATTTCGAAGAATGTTTAATTCGAATACGAATTTCCGCCtacctcttttgttttaatatttatattaatgtttataattgttatgcATTGTtgcaaaagttttttaatattaatacatcacacgttaaaattgataaattttttaaatatatttttgacttaTATACAgagtggccaaaaagtcgtggatcaaacgcaaataggggatagatgaggtcatcagcggcaaaaaattgttctacgggaggtctctaaggtcaacctctgcagagttatgatttattttggtttttatatgaaaattgacttttttactaattcttcttaaaattcgaaaatatctacatcctgtatctttctcataatatccactagattgatactgatgagttcttgcgttagacatactatttgtagttgtttattgagtgtatttaagataatattaagtgatacgatataacattttttcaaatcataattttttctttactttggaccccactgtgaaaaaaaattactccaccgaaaagtgtccctgtactacaagttttggcgcatttaatagggattctgaaaaggtattacacgtggccatgagtcactctaatatctttctaggaagaattacaaacaacgattgtgaaataataattgtattaaaacaattatttctcaatggttgtttgtaggaaacaaaatattttacaataaaatatgctcaAAATTCCTGACTCTGATCATAATACTTAATCTGCACCGTCTAATCAAATTCCTACGTAACCCTCCAGCCATCTGTCCAATTTTTTGAATCTAGTCCGATTCACACAGTACTGGTCACAGGTaggtaaataatctatcataagtccgaatcgttgttgttttttcgtcctagaaagatattagagcgactcatggccatgtgtaataccttttcagaatccatattaaatgcgccaaaacttgtaatacagggtcacttttcggtagagtaattttttttcacagtggggtccaaagtaaagaaaaatttatgatttgaaaaaaatgttatatcgtatcacttaatattatcttgaatacactcaataaacaactataaataatatgtctaacgcaagaacttaTCAGTACCAATCaagtggatattatgagaaagatacaggatgtagattttttcgaattttaataagaattagtaaaaaaagtcaattttcatataaaaaccaaaataaatcataactctacaggggttgaccttagagacctcccgtagaacaattttttgccgctgatgacctcatctatcccctatttgcgtttgatccacgactttttggccaccctgtatatgaAAATAGCAAAACATGATATCTCAAAAATGGTTCACTTTTGCATAATGCATATGAGggtaaattattacaaattgtcAGCCCTACCGAATATATGCTACCTAAAGATACTTCTTATTGCAGGCTATTGGATAAATCAACTACCAACTTCAGGCTCGTATATTACGCATCTCAAAATAGCCGCAATTTAAGAAgtactacaaataaaatttacaagttTACGAAAAACGATACggtatgtttattgttttaaagtaCCGCAGGCCCATTATATAGAgtccagtggcgtaacaatagggtggcagggctggcaaaatgccacgggcccccgacccaagtgatattatgttctatggatgaatatgaagtctccaatacgcattgggctagcgtggggattacagaccattccctcttgcctaagagaggaggcctatggccattagtgggacatatacaacgtgtaattgagtacgctgaaaatctcaaagttttaaaattaatctcagtacaacgtgacgatttttactgatagggccccatcaaaagaattttccacgggccccagatggtaaaGTTACGCCACTGATATAGACTATAGAATATAAGGCATCCAAACTTACTCTATAACTCATATGTGACGGTACAGTAACTGCCGAAGAAATCATTGTTTCGCAGGGACGTGCACTATCGGAAATACGTATACTTTATTAcacctattagattaaataatcattaaaactatttaaaggGCGCCCTCCCAGATGAAGTTCCCttcaatttaataaacgaGGCCTCTGTGGAAGAACTGAATGGAAGATTAAAGGACTGCCAAGTGACGCATCGTAATTTTAGAGCCAACTTCGTGTTAGACGGCGCTAAACCTTTCCAAGAAGATCAGTGGAAGTTCGTCAAGATAGgagataatatatttgaaatcaTAAAACCCTGTACGAGgtaagtatttttatctattaaatcgtaaaataattattgcaataattGTAGATCTCTTTGTCCGACGGGGTCAGTCTAAAGGCATTATTTTCTCGAATACACGCtgattaataaagaaatacagtaaaaatctgttataacgacatcgaagagACTACCCAATAcccatatttggtcgtaaaaaccgttagtcgtaacagccgatgacgttgttattaattatcacaatatagaattcagccgggacctttgattttggtcaatataaccggtatgttgttctaaacgatgtc
The Pieris napi chromosome 1, ilPieNapi1.2, whole genome shotgun sequence DNA segment above includes these coding regions:
- the LOC125053674 gene encoding mitochondrial amidoxime reducing component 2, whose translation is MSNQGTYAKAAIASAGVIGGAYAAYQLYKELQKPSLPAEWTQVGTLKNIYAYPIKSCGPIVLNTAECSLLGLKNGWLRDRVLMVVDDKNNFITGRAYPELLLVEPSITNSILTLKHRDMEPVSVNLAEVIALQPQKTATVWSVSVPVHDCGWEAAEWFSRLLDKSTTNFRLVYYASQNSRNLRSTTNKIYKFTKNDTGALPDEVPFNLINEASVEELNGRLKDCQVTHRNFRANFVLDGAKPFQEDQWKFVKIGDNIFEIIKPCTRCVMTTIDPETGVRHTKAEPLETLKSYRQIEDPEVRKTAGNSPRMGIQMALRSGGGGLVSLNDPIYVA